The following coding sequences are from one Achromobacter sp. B7 window:
- a CDS encoding alpha/beta fold hydrolase → MATEPATAARHTPVSRYVRCEGRELHYMEWGAPDALPLIMWHGLARTARDFDDLAEALAGDYRVICPDTIGRGLSQWSPDPAAEYCLDFYARLARTLADALSLTRMRWVGTSMGGATGMHAAATTLRDRISHLVVNDIGPELPKPAIERILAYAGNPPAFDTVTELEAWLRVAYQPYGWQSDAQWRRMAETSVRRLPDGRVTPHYDPAIVAQFRHHPNDYDRWSGYDSLRMPVLLLRGAQSDLLLPEVADAMTQRGPRATRIDFPDCGHAPALNVAPQIDAIRQFLATPDHTANACAR, encoded by the coding sequence GGAATGGGGCGCGCCCGACGCGCTGCCCCTCATCATGTGGCACGGCCTGGCTCGAACCGCCCGCGACTTCGACGACCTGGCAGAAGCGCTGGCCGGTGACTACCGCGTCATCTGCCCCGACACGATCGGCCGCGGCCTGTCGCAATGGAGCCCCGACCCGGCGGCCGAATACTGCCTGGATTTCTATGCAAGGCTGGCGCGCACGCTGGCCGATGCCTTGTCGCTTACCCGTATGCGCTGGGTCGGCACATCGATGGGCGGCGCCACCGGCATGCACGCGGCCGCCACCACCTTGCGCGACCGGATCTCGCATCTGGTGGTCAATGACATCGGACCCGAGCTGCCCAAGCCGGCCATCGAACGCATCCTGGCGTACGCGGGCAACCCGCCCGCCTTTGATACCGTCACCGAACTCGAAGCCTGGCTGCGCGTCGCCTACCAGCCCTATGGGTGGCAAAGCGATGCGCAATGGCGGCGTATGGCCGAGACGTCGGTCCGCCGGCTTCCCGATGGCCGCGTCACGCCGCATTACGACCCCGCCATCGTCGCCCAATTCCGCCATCATCCCAATGACTACGACCGCTGGAGCGGCTACGACTCGCTGCGCATGCCGGTGCTGTTGCTGCGCGGCGCGCAGTCCGACCTGTTGCTGCCGGAAGTCGCTGATGCCATGACGCAGCGCGGTCCCCGTGCAACGCGCATCGACTTCCCCGACTGTGGCCACGCCCCCGCATTGAACGTCGCGCCGCAGATCGACGCCATCCGCCAATTTCTTGCCACGCCGGATCACACGGCGAACGCTTGCGCCCGTTGA
- a CDS encoding substrate-binding domain-containing protein, producing MNRILLAALAALCMTSTVAAKDFVVAHVYDKTGPLEAYAKQTQNGLMLGLEYATQGTMTVAGRKIRVIEKDNQGKPDVARAQLASAYADDNADIAVGPTSSGVALAMLPIAEEYEKILLVEPAVADSITGEKWNKYIFRTGRNSSQDAIANAVAFDQAGTSIAMLAQDYAFGRDGVKAFKGALKNAKIVHEEYLPANATDFTAGAQRLFDALKDKPGRKIIFILWAGAGNPFKIADLDPKRFGIEIATGGNTLAAMTPLKSLAGMEGATYYYYGIPKNPINDWLVAEHQKRFGQPPDFFTAGGMSSGIAIVAALNKTAGNADTDTLIKAMEGMSFDTPKGKMTFRPEDHQAMQSMYHFRIKNDPSVPWAVQDLVKEITPDQMNVPIQNKR from the coding sequence ATGAATCGCATACTGCTCGCCGCGCTGGCGGCGCTTTGCATGACCTCGACGGTCGCCGCCAAGGATTTCGTCGTCGCCCACGTGTACGACAAGACCGGGCCGCTGGAGGCCTATGCCAAACAGACGCAGAACGGCTTGATGCTGGGCCTGGAGTACGCCACGCAAGGCACGATGACCGTGGCTGGCCGCAAGATCCGCGTCATTGAAAAGGACAATCAGGGCAAGCCCGACGTTGCCCGCGCGCAGCTGGCGTCGGCCTATGCGGACGACAATGCCGACATCGCGGTGGGCCCCACGTCGTCAGGCGTCGCGTTGGCCATGCTGCCCATCGCCGAGGAATACGAAAAGATCCTGCTGGTCGAGCCCGCCGTCGCGGATTCGATCACCGGCGAAAAATGGAACAAGTACATTTTCCGCACCGGCCGCAACTCGTCGCAGGACGCCATCGCCAACGCGGTCGCGTTCGACCAGGCGGGCACATCCATCGCCATGTTGGCGCAAGACTACGCATTTGGCCGTGACGGCGTGAAGGCCTTCAAGGGTGCGCTGAAAAACGCCAAGATCGTGCACGAGGAATATCTGCCGGCCAACGCCACGGACTTCACCGCCGGCGCGCAGCGCCTGTTTGATGCGTTGAAAGACAAGCCCGGCCGCAAGATCATCTTCATCCTGTGGGCCGGCGCCGGCAACCCGTTCAAGATAGCCGACCTGGACCCCAAGCGCTTCGGCATTGAAATTGCCACGGGCGGCAACACGCTGGCCGCGATGACGCCGCTGAAGTCCCTGGCCGGCATGGAAGGCGCCACGTATTACTACTACGGCATTCCGAAGAATCCCATCAACGATTGGCTGGTTGCCGAACATCAGAAGCGCTTCGGGCAGCCGCCCGACTTCTTCACGGCCGGCGGCATGTCTTCGGGCATCGCGATCGTGGCGGCGCTGAACAAGACCGCGGGCAACGCCGACACCGACACGCTCATCAAGGCAATGGAAGGCATGAGTTTCGATACGCCCAAGGGCAAGATGACGTTCCGCCCCGAAGACCATCAGGCGATGCAGTCGATGTACCACTTCCGCATCAAGAACGATCCTTCCGTGCCGTGGGCCGTGCAGGATCTGGTCAAGGAAATCACGCCCGATCAGATGAATGTGCCCATTCAAAACAAGCGTTGA
- a CDS encoding ABC transporter ATP-binding protein, translated as MLETQSLTIRFGGHVAVNNVSCRYEPGTLTAIVGPNGAGKTTYFNLISGQLRASAGSVSLNGRDLTSLSAPARMHAGLGRAFQLTQLFPRLSVHENVRLALQSRQQGLSWRQIRFWRTWDDDRKLLARADVLLERTRLSARRDQAAADLPHGDQRKLEIAMLIALEPQVFMFDEPTAGMSVDDVPVVLELIRELKADPSKTILLVEHKMDVVRELADRIVVLHNGQLMADGEPAAVIASPIVQQAYLGIAPVENPA; from the coding sequence ATGCTGGAAACCCAATCGCTTACGATCCGCTTCGGCGGGCACGTGGCCGTCAACAACGTCAGTTGCCGCTACGAGCCGGGCACGCTGACGGCCATTGTCGGCCCCAACGGCGCGGGCAAGACAACCTACTTCAACTTGATCTCTGGCCAGCTGCGTGCCAGCGCTGGGTCGGTAAGTCTGAACGGGCGCGACCTGACGTCGCTGTCGGCCCCTGCGCGCATGCACGCGGGGTTGGGCCGTGCATTTCAGCTGACGCAGCTTTTCCCGCGCCTGTCCGTGCACGAGAACGTGCGGCTGGCGCTGCAATCGCGCCAACAAGGTCTGAGCTGGCGTCAGATTCGCTTCTGGCGAACCTGGGACGATGATCGCAAGCTGCTGGCGCGCGCCGATGTGCTGCTTGAACGTACCCGCTTGTCGGCACGCCGCGACCAGGCTGCGGCCGACCTGCCGCATGGCGATCAGCGCAAGCTGGAAATCGCCATGTTGATCGCCCTGGAGCCGCAGGTTTTCATGTTTGACGAGCCCACGGCCGGCATGAGCGTGGACGATGTACCCGTGGTGCTGGAGCTGATTCGCGAACTGAAAGCCGACCCCTCGAAAACAATCCTGCTGGTCGAGCACAAGATGGATGTGGTGCGCGAATTGGCCGACCGCATCGTCGTACTGCATAACGGCCAATTGATGGCCGATGGCGAGCCCGCCGCTGTCATCGCCTCGCCCATCGTGCAACAGGCATACCTGGGTATCGCGCCCGTGGAGAACCCCGCATGA